Proteins co-encoded in one Desulfomicrobium apsheronum genomic window:
- a CDS encoding TVP38/TMEM64 family protein codes for MRRVASFRQGRVLKILAMLLAAGLLLAAARYFDVQTLFRQALQWIADLGPTGPILFVALYIIACVLLLPGSILTLGAGVVFGLGKGFIAVSVGATLGATCAFLVGRYLARDWVAAKIAGNEKFRAVDDAVAREGWKIVFLTRLSPVFPFNILNYAFGLTKVGLKDFFLASWIGMIPGTIMYVYIGSLAGDLAGLGAGGRERTAGEWALYGVGFLATVAVTVVVTRLARKALAGKIAA; via the coding sequence ATGAGACGTGTTGCATCTTTCCGGCAAGGCAGGGTTCTCAAGATCCTGGCGATGCTTCTCGCTGCGGGGCTGTTGCTGGCGGCAGCCCGGTACTTCGATGTGCAGACCCTTTTCCGGCAGGCCTTGCAGTGGATCGCGGATCTCGGTCCGACGGGTCCGATCCTTTTTGTCGCCCTGTACATCATAGCCTGCGTGCTGCTTCTGCCCGGGTCCATATTGACCCTCGGGGCGGGGGTGGTCTTTGGTCTGGGCAAGGGCTTCATCGCCGTTTCCGTGGGCGCGACCCTGGGCGCGACCTGCGCTTTCCTGGTGGGACGCTATCTGGCCCGGGACTGGGTGGCCGCGAAGATCGCGGGCAACGAGAAATTCAGGGCCGTTGATGATGCCGTGGCCCGCGAGGGCTGGAAGATCGTATTTCTGACCCGCCTGTCGCCCGTTTTCCCTTTCAATATCCTCAATTACGCCTTCGGCCTGACCAAGGTCGGCCTCAAGGATTTTTTTCTGGCTTCCTGGATCGGCATGATCCCCGGGACCATCATGTATGTGTACATCGGCTCCCTGGCCGGGGATCTGGCCGGTCTTGGCGCTGGCGGGCGCGAGCGCACAGCCGGGGAGTGGGCTCTGTACGGGGTGGGCTTTCTGGCCACCGTCGCCGTGACGGTTGTCGTCACACGCCTGGCCCGCAAGGCGCTGGCGGGCAAAATCGCAGCGTGA